In the Arachis ipaensis cultivar K30076 chromosome B10, Araip1.1, whole genome shotgun sequence genome, one interval contains:
- the LOC107620503 gene encoding protein FAR-RED IMPAIRED RESPONSE 1-like — translation MAGVAGGYSLFGFLKKDAYNYADKARWAKIVDGDANAALVYLEGKDDSDSMSVARYNMIADERLGNLIWADGASRSDYQYFGNVLVFDSTYRKNKYKRPVVIFFGVNNHKQTTIFGFGLLMDESVSLYRWMLENLLEVMCRKKPLVVIIDGDIAMIKAVKEVLPEAIHRLCAWHVERNVTSNMKDENLKVLFKRWLYSEMEIAEFEADWEDVLEEFGLKDSLWANQMHEKRKMWANAYLSDKFCAGFLTTSRCEGINAFVNKFSKSTHSILEMSQNLELAVREYRNKEILLQFNCIHTVPVMTTCLKSIESVAARVYTREVFSDVKKEIEKARAVNLVRKRRHMFFMMKAEHLAKIPEPLVLKRWRLDAESLDKYVENWEESSERGYLLRHGALYSASQWLFFLG, via the exons ATGGCTGGTGTTGCCGGAGGGTACTCCTTGTTTGGGTTCTTGAAGAAGGATGCATATAACTATGCTGACAAGGCGAGGTGGGCAAAAATAGTGGATGGTGATGCAAATGCAGCCCTAGTATATCTTGAAGGAAAGGATGATTCGGACTCGATGTCAGTTGCAAGGTACAACATGATTGCCGACGAAAGGCTGGGGAATTTGATATGGGCTGATGGTGCAAGCCGATCGGACTACCAATACTTTGGCAATGTGTTAGTCTTCGACTCTACTTACAGGAAAAACAAGTACAAGAGGCCCGTTGTTATTTTCTTTGGTGTAAATAACCACAAGCAAACGACAATTTTTGGGTTTGGGTTATTAATGGATGAAAGTGTTTCCTTGTATCGTTGGATGTTAGAGAATCTTTTAGAGGTGATGTGTCGGAAGAAGCCGTTGGTAGTTATAATAGATGGAGATATAGCGATGATTAAGGCTGTCAAGGAAGTTTTACCTGAAGCGATACACCGGTTGTGTGCATGGCATGTAGAGAGGAATGTTACCTCCAACATGAAGGACGAGAATTTGAAGGTCTTATTCAAGCGGTGGCTGTACTCGGAGATGGAGATTGCCGAATTTGAGGCGGATTGGGAGGATGTGCTTGAGGAGTTTGGGCTGAAGGATAGTTTGTGGGCCAACCAAATGCATGAGAAGAGAAAAATGTGGGCAAATGCGTACCTGTCCGACAAGTTTTGTGCGGGATTTCTAACGACATCACGCTGTGAGGGGATTAATGCATTCGTCAACAAGTTCTCCAAGTCAACCCACAGTATACTTGAGATGAGCCAGAACTTGGAACTAGCAGTACGCGAATATAGAAACAAGGAAATTCTCCTCCAATTCAACTGCATACACACTGTGCCTGTGATGACCACTTGTCTCAAATCAATCGAGTCTGTTGCCGCAAGGGTGTATACGAGGGAGGTGTTTTCGGATGTAAAGAAGGAAATAGAAAAGGCTAGAGCTGTTAATCTAGTGAGGAAAAGGAG ACACATGTTCTTCATGATGAAAGCTGAGCACCTTGCAAAGATTCCAGAACCCTTAGTTCTGAAGCGATGGAGATTGGATGCAGAATCTTTAGACAAATATGTTGAGAATTGGGAGGAGTCAAGCGAGAGGGGTTACTTACTACGCCATGGTGCACTATATTCTGCATCACAGTGGCTATTTTTCCTTGGGTGA
- the LOC107620502 gene encoding protein FAR1-RELATED SEQUENCE 5-like: MPVDENVVPGLYSLHLGTAEDTQSEMNGSPSEGVGEGGGDAGGTYVDPKWQFTDDNNSFEDDDEDDMVQHGDVAGLSVADLLKKAWDSVDDAYETYRKYGRCHGFGVRKGDSGKDCDGKLVRYRFFCNREGLRETKHYNRIDRRRMHKPETRTGCQAKLSVYLDENENNWKVRKVVMEHNHELAPVGMVHLLASHRELNEAAN; encoded by the exons ATGCCGGTGGACGAAAATGTTGTTCCTGGACTTTACTCTCTACATTTGGGGACTGCGGAGGACACCCAGTCTGAG ATGAATGGTAGTCCTAGTGAAGGAGTTGGGGAAGGTGGGGGTGATGCTGGTGGGACATATGTCGATCCGAAATGGCAATTTACTGACGATAATAATAGctttgaggatgatgatgaggatgacatGGTTCAACATGGAGATGTTGCCGGGTTGAGCGTGGCTGATTTACTAAAAAAGGCTTGGGATAGTGTTGATGATGCCTATGAAACTTACCGCAAATATGGAAGATGTCATGGATTTGGGGTGCGGAAGGGTGATTCTGGCAAAGATTGTGATGGAAAGTTGGTGAGATATCGGTTTTTCTGCAATAGGGAAGGACTGAGAGAGACTAAACACTACAATAGAATAGACAGAAGGAGGATGCACAAACCAGAGACCCGAACTGGCTGCCAAGCAAAGTTGTCGGTGTACTTGGACGAGAATGAGAATAACTGGAAGGTAAGGAAAGTAGTGATGGAGCACAATCATGAATTGGCACCTGTTGGGATGGTACACTTGTTAGCGAGTCACCGTGAATTAAATGAGGCAGCTAATTAA